In Paludibacter propionicigenes WB4, the genomic window TTGCACTTTGACATGTCGCCCGGCAATGTTTTATACAAGAAATTAAAAGACAATTATCTGTTTACACTCATTGATATAAACAGAATGCATTTTTCACATTCTATTTCTAAAACAGACCGATATAAAAGTTTCAAGCGTCTATCTGAAAATAAATCTGTATTAACGAGAATCGCAACTTTATATGCAGCTGCAGCTGAATTGGATGAAGCCGAATCGGTAGAAAGAATAAATCATTATTGTACTGAATTTTAATCCCTGAATCCGATAAAACAAAGTTATGAGAATAGGATATGATGCCAAAAGATTATTCTGTAATCATCGCGGATTGGGTAATTACAGTCGCGATTTGATACGAATACTCAGTCAGTACTTCCCTGACAACCAGTACGACTTATACACCCCTGATATTAAGCTTGAAGTTCCGCTAAACACTCAAAATACGTCCATTATTCAACCTAGTGGGATTTATAAGTTTCTGCCATCATCGTTGTGGAGAAGTTATGGATTGAATGCTGAGATAATGCGACATGGCGATGATATTTTCCACGGTCTAAGCCAAGAGTTACCGGTAGGAATAGAGAAATTACCAATAAAAAAGATTGTCACCTTCCATGATGCAATTTTTATGCGGTATCCTGAATTATATGCTGCATCATATCGCAAAATCTTCACTGCTAAAAATTTCTATAGTTGCCGGATTGCCGATAGGATTATTGCTATTAGCGAACAGTCAAAGCGAGATGCCATCGAATTTTTCGATGCTGACCCCGCAAAAGTAGAAGTAGTATATCAGGGATGCAACAATATTTTCAGGCAAACAGCTTCAATGGAAGAAAAACAAGCAATTAGAAATAAATATGACCTTCCTTCAGATTATCTTCTGTTTGTAGGAGCAATTGAACCTCGTAAGAACATTGCATCTATCATCCAAGCCATATCTCAGGAAAAAATTGATATCCCATTAGTAGTTGTTGGCCGAAAAACCGATTATACCACTGAGTTACAACAGTTGGCTGCTCAATTGCATCTCTCAACCAGCATTCTTTTTTTGCATCAGGTAGAAACAAATGATTTACCTGCTATTTACCAAATGGCACAATTATTCGTTTATCCTTCTATATTCGAAGGTTTCGGTATTCCTATTCTGGAAGCTCTCTGCAGTGAAACGCCGGTAATTACTTCATCCGGAAGCTGTTTTGAAGAAACCGGTGGTAATTTCAGTATGTATGTTTCACCTCAAAATGCAGAGGAAATTGGTGCTGCCATTCAGACTGTCTTAAATGATTCTGGTCTTCAAAAAACCATGATACAGGAAGGGATAATACATGCCCAAAATTTTACTGACGACAAAATTGCTGACGGATTGATGAGTTTGTACAAAAGCGTTTAGATTATCTGCTTAAAATAGTGTAATTTTGTAACTCTCTTTAATGAAAATCTGCTTAACTCATGCTTTCAGTAATTATCTGCTCAAGAAATAAAACATTATTAGATAAACTCACTAAGAATATTAGCGAAACAATTGGCGTTGATTATGAAATAATCGGCATTGATAACACATTTAATGAACATTCAATATTCTCGGCGTATAATGCTGGATTTGAACGGAGCAAATATCCTTACATTTGTTTTATTCATGAAGATGTGTGCATTAATACAGAGAATTGGGGCAAGAAAGTAATTGCGCATCTGGCAGAGCCGACCGTAGGCATACTTGGGCTAGCCGGAAGTGATTTGGTTACGCGTATCCCTGGCTCTTGTTCAGGAAAAACCTCCTGTATAAATATAATTCAGTCTGACAGTTCGGGGAAGAAACCCTCTGTAAAAAGTTTTTTCCCGGAGAATTATAGTGAAACTAAACATCCAACCATTTTATTGGATGGTGTTTTTCTTTGTTTAAGAAGAGATGTAATGAATGAGTTGAGATTTGATGAACAAATTGGCGGTTTTCATGGTTACGATTTTGACATTGCGCTTCAGGCTACAATATCGGGTTACCAAAATTATGTAATTTATGACATTGAGCTGGAGCATTTTTCAAGAGGAAAATTCCAACGTGAATATATCAAAAACCTAATTCGAGTATTCAGGAAATGGGAAAAATACTTACCTCTTGCTGGACAAAGTATCAACGAGCAAAGACGCAGTCAATTTGCTAAAATTGAAGAAGAAAG contains:
- a CDS encoding glycosyltransferase family 4 protein, translating into MRIGYDAKRLFCNHRGLGNYSRDLIRILSQYFPDNQYDLYTPDIKLEVPLNTQNTSIIQPSGIYKFLPSSLWRSYGLNAEIMRHGDDIFHGLSQELPVGIEKLPIKKIVTFHDAIFMRYPELYAASYRKIFTAKNFYSCRIADRIIAISEQSKRDAIEFFDADPAKVEVVYQGCNNIFRQTASMEEKQAIRNKYDLPSDYLLFVGAIEPRKNIASIIQAISQEKIDIPLVVVGRKTDYTTELQQLAAQLHLSTSILFLHQVETNDLPAIYQMAQLFVYPSIFEGFGIPILEALCSETPVITSSGSCFEETGGNFSMYVSPQNAEEIGAAIQTVLNDSGLQKTMIQEGIIHAQNFTDDKIADGLMSLYKSV
- a CDS encoding glycosyltransferase — its product is MLSVIICSRNKTLLDKLTKNISETIGVDYEIIGIDNTFNEHSIFSAYNAGFERSKYPYICFIHEDVCINTENWGKKVIAHLAEPTVGILGLAGSDLVTRIPGSCSGKTSCINIIQSDSSGKKPSVKSFFPENYSETKHPTILLDGVFLCLRRDVMNELRFDEQIGGFHGYDFDIALQATISGYQNYVIYDIELEHFSRGKFQREYIKNLIRVFRKWEKYLPLAGQSINEQRRSQFAKIEEERLLKLTKRLIKFGFSTNEIIAEATHYAGIIQSTKITQKLKLIRFKIFFLRLLYCPHNLLK